The following proteins come from a genomic window of Paucimonas lemoignei:
- the hcpA_2 gene encoding type VI secretion system effector, Hcp family, which yields MASHGYMVIQGKVQGLISEGCSSVVSIGNKCQTEHKDEIMVLSFDHNMNTLGNTKYAHHNPIIITKFIDKSSPLLAQALATREELTCTINFYRNAGPVGQEKYYSVEIGGAQIADLTISMPHSILQNDVEPQETVAIRYRDITWRNHATNTSGYTTWEGAQ from the coding sequence ATGGCCAGTCACGGTTACATGGTTATACAAGGCAAAGTTCAAGGGCTCATTTCAGAAGGTTGCTCAAGCGTTGTATCCATCGGCAATAAATGCCAGACCGAACATAAAGACGAAATCATGGTGTTGTCGTTCGACCACAACATGAACACCTTGGGCAACACCAAATACGCCCATCACAACCCCATCATCATTACCAAATTCATCGACAAATCCTCTCCCCTGCTGGCGCAGGCATTGGCAACCCGAGAAGAACTCACTTGCACGATTAACTTCTACCGAAACGCAGGCCCGGTGGGGCAGGAAAAATACTATTCAGTCGAAATCGGCGGCGCACAGATAGCCGACCTCACCATCAGCATGCCGCATTCAATCCTGCAGAATGACGTAGAACCTCAAGAAACAGTCGCTATCCGCTACCGAGATATCACCTGGCGGAACCATGCGACCAACACCAGCGGGTATACCACCTGGGAAGGCGCGCAATGA
- the estB_2 gene encoding carboxylesterase: protein MSDHLILEPVNSADACVIWLHGLGADRYDFLPVAEALQQTLLSTRFILPQAPTRAVTINGGYEMPSWYDIIAMSPARAIDHDQLEASAQMVLSLIEAQRDSGIDPARIFLAGFSQGGAVVLHAAFKRWEGPLGGVLALSTYAPTFSDQMDLSASQRRIPAYCLHGTHDNVVLTSMGRSVYDRLKGQGVTVTWQEYPMEHQVLPQEISDIGAWLVDKLS, encoded by the coding sequence ATGAGCGACCACCTGATTCTTGAACCCGTGAACAGCGCAGATGCCTGCGTCATCTGGCTGCATGGCCTGGGTGCCGACCGTTATGATTTCTTGCCAGTGGCTGAAGCGCTTCAGCAAACCTTGCTGAGCACCCGCTTCATTCTGCCCCAGGCACCCACCCGGGCCGTGACGATCAATGGCGGTTACGAGATGCCGAGCTGGTACGACATCATCGCCATGAGCCCTGCCAGGGCTATCGATCACGACCAACTGGAGGCTTCGGCTCAAATGGTCCTGAGCCTGATTGAAGCGCAACGCGACAGCGGCATCGACCCGGCGCGCATCTTCCTGGCCGGGTTCTCCCAAGGCGGTGCGGTGGTGCTGCATGCAGCGTTCAAACGATGGGAAGGCCCGCTGGGTGGCGTGCTGGCGCTGTCGACTTATGCTCCGACGTTCAGCGATCAGATGGACCTGTCGGCCAGCCAGCGACGCATCCCGGCGTACTGTCTGCACGGCACTCACGACAATGTGGTACTGACGTCCATGGGTCGCAGCGTTTATGACCGTTTAAAAGGTCAGGGCGTAACCGTTACATGGCAGGAATACCCAATGGAGCACCAAGTGTTACCGCAGGAGATTTCCGACATCGGCGCCTGGCTGGTCGACAAGCTGAGCTGA
- the yecS_8 gene encoding amino acid ABC transporter permease translates to MEKQIVAPKQKLSLSDPKVRAWLFQIITVVAVVSMGWFMFDNVQTNLAHRGITSGFGFLERSAGFGIAQHLIDYTEADSYARVFVIGLLNTLLVSVIGIFLATILGFIIGVARLSPNWMINKLATVYVEVFRNIPPLLQILFWYTAVFLTLPGPRQAHGYFDMFFISSRGLNMPSAYAAEGAWPFVISIVLAIVAVVLMTRWANKRFEATGEPFHKFWVGLALLLVIPGLSMVVFGAPVHWQMPELKGFNFVGGWVLIPELISLTLALTVYTAAFIAEIVRSGIKSVSHGQTEAARSLGLRPGPTLRKVIIPQALRVIIPPLTSQYLNLAKNSSLAAAIGYPEMVSLFAGTVLNQTGQAIEVIAITMSVYLAISISISLLMNWYNKRIALIER, encoded by the coding sequence ATGGAAAAGCAAATCGTCGCACCCAAGCAAAAGCTCTCATTGAGCGACCCAAAAGTGCGCGCGTGGTTGTTTCAGATCATCACCGTAGTTGCAGTGGTTTCAATGGGCTGGTTCATGTTCGACAACGTCCAGACCAACCTCGCACACCGGGGTATCACCTCGGGTTTTGGCTTTCTTGAGCGCAGTGCCGGCTTCGGCATTGCTCAGCACCTGATCGATTACACCGAAGCGGACAGCTATGCCCGCGTGTTTGTCATCGGCTTGCTCAACACCTTGCTGGTCTCGGTCATTGGCATTTTCCTGGCCACGATCCTGGGCTTCATCATCGGTGTTGCGCGTTTGTCACCCAACTGGATGATCAACAAGCTGGCAACGGTGTACGTCGAAGTCTTTCGTAACATCCCGCCGCTGTTGCAGATCCTGTTCTGGTACACCGCTGTCTTCCTGACCCTGCCAGGTCCAAGACAGGCTCACGGTTACTTCGACATGTTCTTCATCAGCAGCCGTGGCCTGAACATGCCCAGTGCCTACGCTGCCGAAGGCGCCTGGCCGTTCGTGATCAGCATCGTGCTGGCCATCGTTGCCGTGGTCTTGATGACCCGTTGGGCCAACAAGCGCTTTGAAGCCACTGGCGAACCCTTCCACAAGTTCTGGGTTGGCCTGGCACTGTTGTTGGTGATTCCGGGCCTGAGCATGGTTGTTTTCGGTGCCCCTGTGCACTGGCAAATGCCCGAGCTCAAAGGCTTCAACTTCGTGGGCGGCTGGGTTCTGATCCCGGAACTGATCTCCCTGACCCTGGCCCTGACGGTGTACACCGCAGCGTTCATCGCTGAAATCGTGCGTTCGGGTATCAAGTCGGTCAGCCATGGTCAGACCGAAGCAGCTCGCTCGCTGGGCTTGCGTCCAGGGCCAACGCTGCGCAAGGTCATCATTCCGCAGGCGCTGCGAGTGATCATCCCGCCACTGACCAGCCAATACCTGAACCTGGCGAAGAACTCTTCCCTGGCCGCCGCCATTGGTTACCCGGAAATGGTTTCGCTGTTTGCCGGTACGGTACTCAACCAGACCGGTCAGGCGATTGAAGTCATTGCCATCACCATGAGCGTGTACCTGGCGATCAGTATCAGCATTTCCCTGCTGATGAACTGGTACAACAAGCGCATTGCGCTGATCGAGCGGTGA
- a CDS encoding glutathione S-transferase — protein MTDIILHHYPTSLFAEKARLMLGFKGLSWRSVTVPSIMPKPDLTALTGGYRKTPVVQIGADIYCDTALIARRLEQEKASPAFFPVGQEFTVAGFAAWADSVLFMHAVSLVFQPESLAVRFAKVPPEAVKAFVADRAALFEGGNATRLPVEQAKHQWPTLMARLEQQLERNGDFLFGVPSIADFSVAHTLWFLKQTPVTAPLVDEYPGVAAWLGRVLGFGHGAPNELSAAEAVEVAAQATPAALPDEPFLETNGLKAGDQVTISAIDYGVDPVEGELVFSGLEELIVRREDERAGVVHVHFPRVGFRIQKR, from the coding sequence ATGACCGACATCATCCTGCACCATTACCCGACTTCGCTGTTCGCTGAAAAAGCCCGCCTGATGCTGGGCTTCAAAGGCTTGTCCTGGCGTTCGGTGACCGTCCCTTCGATCATGCCCAAACCGGATCTGACTGCGTTGACCGGCGGTTACCGCAAGACGCCGGTAGTGCAGATCGGCGCGGACATTTACTGCGATACCGCATTGATCGCTCGTCGTCTGGAGCAGGAAAAAGCCTCGCCTGCGTTTTTCCCGGTGGGGCAGGAGTTCACTGTCGCGGGCTTTGCGGCCTGGGCCGATTCGGTTCTGTTCATGCACGCCGTCAGTCTGGTGTTTCAACCGGAGTCCTTGGCTGTGCGCTTTGCCAAAGTCCCGCCTGAAGCGGTCAAAGCCTTTGTAGCGGACCGTGCCGCGCTGTTCGAGGGGGGCAATGCAACCCGCTTACCCGTCGAGCAGGCCAAACATCAATGGCCAACGCTGATGGCGCGTCTGGAGCAGCAGCTGGAGCGCAATGGCGACTTCCTGTTCGGTGTGCCGTCGATTGCCGATTTTTCGGTCGCCCACACCCTGTGGTTCCTCAAGCAAACCCCGGTGACTGCACCGCTGGTGGATGAGTATCCGGGTGTCGCGGCGTGGCTGGGTCGGGTGCTGGGCTTCGGCCACGGCGCGCCTAACGAGCTGAGCGCTGCCGAAGCCGTGGAGGTTGCCGCCCAAGCCACTCCTGCTGCATTGCCGGACGAGCCGTTTCTGGAAACCAATGGCTTGAAGGCAGGCGATCAGGTCACGATTTCAGCCATTGATTACGGCGTTGATCCCGTGGAAGGCGAGCTGGTGTTCAGTGGGCTTGAAGAGCTGATTGTGCGCCGCGAAGACGAGCGGGCGGGTGTGGTGCATGTGCACTTTCCGCGGGTTGGGTTTCGCATTCAGAAACGCTGA
- the yeaN gene encoding cyanate transport system protein, with protein sequence MTTKAPSASSTPQNPSSVLHRPWLLLLGLVLVALNLRPALASMAPLLGYVSDDLGLSSAKAGLLTTLPVLCLGLFAPLAPRLARRFGSEQVVFGVLFALAAGIVLRSFFGEFGLFAGSILAGASIGVIGVLLPGIVKRDFPKQAGTMTGVYTMALCLGAALAAGSTVPIAHHFNDSWAVGLGIWMIPALLAALIWWPQARQKHGMHKVAYRVQGLLRDPLAWQVTLYMGLQSSLAYVVFGWLPSVLMGRGLSPTDAGLVLSGSIMVQLISALSAPWLATRGKDQRLGVVMAMSMTLIGLFGCLYAPVGGMWAWAIVLGLGQGAAFSIALTLIVLRSRDSHVASNLSGMAQGIGYTIASIGPFAVGVVHDVTGSWDSIGWIFAVLGAAATVAGLGAGRALYVQVSSEKI encoded by the coding sequence ATGACGACCAAGGCGCCATCGGCGAGTTCGACCCCGCAAAACCCCTCTTCCGTTCTTCATCGCCCCTGGCTGTTGCTGCTTGGGCTGGTCCTGGTGGCGCTGAATCTGCGTCCGGCGCTGGCCAGCATGGCGCCGTTGCTCGGTTACGTTTCCGACGATCTCGGGCTTTCATCGGCCAAGGCGGGTTTGTTGACGACGTTGCCGGTGCTCTGTCTGGGGCTGTTTGCACCGCTGGCTCCCAGGTTGGCGCGGCGTTTTGGCAGTGAGCAGGTGGTTTTCGGGGTTCTGTTCGCGCTGGCGGCAGGCATCGTTCTGCGCAGTTTCTTCGGTGAATTCGGGCTCTTCGCGGGCAGCATTCTGGCCGGGGCGAGTATTGGTGTGATCGGCGTTCTGCTGCCGGGCATCGTCAAGCGCGACTTCCCGAAACAGGCCGGGACGATGACCGGCGTCTACACCATGGCGCTGTGCCTGGGTGCGGCACTGGCGGCAGGTTCCACCGTGCCCATTGCCCACCATTTCAATGACAGCTGGGCCGTAGGCCTGGGTATCTGGATGATTCCTGCCTTACTGGCGGCATTGATCTGGTGGCCGCAGGCGCGGCAAAAGCACGGTATGCACAAAGTGGCGTACCGCGTGCAGGGTTTGCTGCGTGACCCGCTGGCATGGCAAGTCACCTTGTACATGGGCCTGCAATCTTCACTGGCGTACGTGGTATTTGGCTGGTTGCCGTCGGTGTTGATGGGCCGAGGGCTGAGTCCTACCGATGCAGGTTTGGTGCTTTCCGGTTCGATCATGGTCCAACTGATCAGCGCTTTGAGCGCCCCTTGGCTGGCGACCCGTGGCAAGGATCAGCGTCTGGGCGTGGTCATGGCAATGTCGATGACCCTCATCGGGCTATTCGGCTGCCTGTATGCGCCGGTGGGTGGGATGTGGGCCTGGGCGATTGTGCTCGGCTTGGGACAGGGCGCTGCGTTCAGTATCGCGCTGACCCTGATCGTCTTGCGCTCCCGGGACTCACACGTGGCGTCGAACCTGTCGGGCATGGCGCAGGGGATCGGCTACACCATCGCGTCCATCGGCCCGTTTGCCGTGGGCGTCGTACACGATGTCACGGGCAGTTGGGATTCAATTGGCTGGATCTTCGCCGTGCTCGGCGCTGCAGCGACGGTCGCAGGCCTAGGTGCCGGACGCGCGTTGTATGTGCAGGTCAGCAGCGAAAAAATCTGA
- the rhlB gene encoding ATP-dependent RNA helicase RhlB yields the protein MLKALKKMFGKGEVEPLAAGPVPTSPAPAGKTESALRTNSAPVSAPAPAVAVAQDEIAQPAATEPSSIARPKAERPRRERAPKPPVIPWKLEDFVVEPQEGKTRFHDFALAPELMHAIQDLGFPYCTPIQAQVLGFTLKGQDAIGRAQTGTGKTAAFLISIISQLTQTPPPKERYMGEPRALIIAPTRELVVQIAKDAADLTKYTDLNVMTFVGGMDFDKQLKQLEARHCDILVATPGRLLDFNQRGEVHLDMVEVMVLDEADRMLDMGFIPQVRQIIRQTPQKSERQTLLFSATFTEDVMNLAKQWTTDPAIVEIEALNVASENVEQHIYAVAGADKYKLLYNLINDNGWERVMVFANRKDEVRRIEERLVRDGVNAAQLSGDVPQHKRIKTLEGFREGKIRVLVATDVAGRGIHIDGISHVINFTLPEVPDDYVHRIGRTGRAGAAGVSISFAGEDDSYQLPSIEEKLGRKISCETPPTELLRAVVRKPAQPV from the coding sequence GTGCTCAAAGCACTTAAAAAGATGTTCGGTAAAGGCGAGGTTGAGCCGCTCGCAGCTGGCCCTGTCCCCACCTCCCCCGCTCCCGCCGGGAAAACCGAAAGCGCCTTGCGGACAAACAGCGCCCCTGTTTCAGCCCCGGCTCCGGCCGTTGCCGTCGCTCAAGACGAGATCGCGCAGCCCGCGGCCACTGAGCCGAGCAGCATCGCCCGGCCAAAAGCAGAACGCCCACGTCGTGAACGTGCGCCAAAGCCGCCCGTCATTCCCTGGAAACTCGAAGACTTCGTCGTTGAACCCCAGGAAGGCAAAACCCGCTTCCACGACTTCGCCCTCGCGCCAGAACTGATGCACGCGATCCAAGACCTCGGTTTTCCTTATTGCACGCCGATTCAGGCGCAAGTCCTGGGCTTCACACTCAAGGGCCAGGACGCCATTGGTCGCGCGCAGACCGGCACCGGCAAAACCGCAGCCTTTCTGATTTCGATCATCTCGCAACTCACCCAGACGCCGCCGCCCAAAGAACGCTACATGGGTGAGCCCCGCGCGCTGATCATCGCCCCGACCCGTGAGTTGGTGGTGCAGATTGCCAAGGACGCCGCTGACCTGACCAAGTACACCGACCTGAATGTCATGACGTTTGTGGGCGGCATGGACTTCGACAAGCAGCTCAAGCAGCTCGAAGCACGGCATTGCGATATTCTGGTCGCCACCCCTGGCCGTTTGCTGGACTTCAACCAGCGCGGTGAAGTGCACCTGGACATGGTCGAAGTCATGGTCCTGGACGAAGCCGACCGCATGCTCGACATGGGCTTCATTCCGCAGGTCCGCCAGATCATCCGCCAGACGCCGCAGAAAAGTGAACGTCAGACCCTGCTGTTCTCGGCCACCTTCACCGAAGACGTGATGAACCTGGCCAAACAGTGGACCACCGATCCGGCCATCGTCGAAATCGAAGCCTTGAACGTTGCCAGCGAAAACGTTGAGCAGCACATCTATGCTGTAGCCGGTGCCGACAAATACAAACTGCTCTACAACCTGATCAACGACAACGGTTGGGAGCGAGTCATGGTCTTTGCCAACCGCAAAGACGAAGTGCGCCGTATTGAGGAGCGCCTGGTGCGTGACGGCGTCAACGCCGCGCAGCTGTCAGGCGACGTGCCGCAGCACAAACGCATCAAGACGCTGGAAGGCTTCCGCGAAGGCAAGATTCGCGTGCTGGTTGCAACCGACGTGGCCGGTCGCGGCATTCACATCGACGGCATCAGCCACGTGATCAACTTCACCCTGCCGGAAGTGCCGGACGACTACGTACACCGTATCGGCCGTACTGGTCGCGCGGGCGCTGCAGGCGTGTCGATCAGCTTCGCCGGTGAAGACGACTCGTACCAGCTGCCATCGATCGAAGAGAAGCTGGGCCGCAAGATCAGCTGCGAAACACCGCCGACCGAGCTGTTGCGGGCGGTAGTTCGCAAGCCTGCGCAGCCAGTTTAA
- the artM_8 gene encoding amino acid ABC transporter ATP-binding protein, producing MSEVITKPLGAEGMIRMEGVHKWYGQFHVLKDINLNVRQGERIVLCGPSGSGKSTTIRCLNRLEEHQQGRIVVDGTELTSDLKQIETIRREVGMVFQHFNLFPHLTILQNCTLAPMWVRKMPKKKAEEIAMHYLERVRIPEQAHKFPGQLSGGQQQRVAIARALCMKPKIMLFDEPTSALDPEMVKEVLDTMVGLAEEGMTMLCVTHEMGFARTVANRVIFMDKGEIVEQAAPNDFFDNPQSDRTRLFLSQILH from the coding sequence ATGAGTGAAGTTATCACCAAGCCTCTGGGCGCCGAAGGCATGATCCGCATGGAGGGCGTACACAAGTGGTACGGCCAGTTCCACGTGCTCAAGGACATCAACCTGAACGTGCGTCAGGGCGAGCGTATCGTGTTGTGCGGGCCCTCGGGCTCGGGCAAATCCACGACCATCCGTTGCCTGAACCGTCTGGAAGAGCACCAGCAAGGTCGCATCGTGGTTGACGGCACCGAGTTGACCTCGGACCTCAAGCAGATCGAAACCATCCGCCGCGAAGTCGGCATGGTGTTCCAGCACTTCAACCTGTTCCCGCACCTGACCATTCTGCAGAACTGCACACTGGCCCCGATGTGGGTACGCAAGATGCCGAAGAAAAAGGCTGAAGAAATCGCCATGCACTACCTGGAGCGCGTACGCATTCCAGAGCAGGCGCATAAATTCCCGGGCCAGCTTTCCGGCGGTCAGCAACAGCGTGTGGCGATCGCCCGTGCGCTGTGCATGAAGCCGAAAATCATGCTGTTCGACGAGCCGACCTCGGCACTCGATCCGGAAATGGTGAAGGAAGTTCTGGACACCATGGTTGGCCTGGCTGAAGAAGGCATGACCATGCTCTGCGTCACCCACGAAATGGGCTTCGCCCGCACCGTGGCCAACCGCGTGATCTTCATGGACAAAGGCGAAATCGTCGAGCAAGCCGCTCCAAACGACTTCTTCGACAATCCACAGAGTGACCGTACGCGCCTGTTCCTGAGCCAGATTCTGCATTGA
- a CDS encoding glutaredoxin, whose protein sequence is MLVVVIHQNWGKIEHVFNPADAIPAQAQAQARVVMYATDWCGYCKQTRRFLDSKGIPYKECDIEKSTEARKAYEALGGRGIPLIDVNGTISRGFSEEAILAALK, encoded by the coding sequence ATGCTGGTGGTGGTCATTCACCAGAACTGGGGCAAGATCGAGCACGTCTTCAACCCGGCCGATGCGATCCCCGCACAGGCTCAGGCGCAAGCCCGGGTGGTGATGTACGCCACCGACTGGTGCGGTTACTGCAAACAGACCCGGCGTTTCCTCGACAGCAAAGGCATTCCGTACAAGGAATGCGACATCGAGAAATCAACGGAAGCCCGCAAGGCCTACGAGGCCCTGGGTGGGCGCGGGATTCCGTTGATTGATGTCAATGGCACGATCAGTCGTGGCTTCAGCGAAGAGGCGATACTGGCGGCGTTGAAGTGA
- the moaE gene encoding molybdopterin converting factor subunit 2: MAIRVQVAPFDPGAEVNALHAANVGVGAVVSFVGYVRDFNEGRDVSGMFLEHYPGMTEKALGKITDEAHQRWPLLKLEVLHRVGALEPGEPIVFVGVASAHRQAAFKACDFVMDYLKTRAPFWKKENTSEGPKWVEGRESDHAAAGRWSNN; this comes from the coding sequence ATGGCGATTCGGGTTCAGGTGGCGCCGTTTGACCCTGGCGCTGAAGTCAACGCGCTGCACGCCGCCAATGTGGGCGTGGGTGCGGTGGTGAGCTTCGTCGGCTACGTGCGGGATTTCAACGAAGGGCGGGACGTGTCGGGGATGTTTCTTGAGCACTATCCCGGCATGACTGAAAAGGCGCTGGGCAAGATCACCGACGAGGCGCATCAGCGCTGGCCATTGCTCAAGCTCGAAGTACTGCATCGTGTTGGTGCACTGGAGCCGGGTGAGCCGATTGTGTTCGTCGGCGTGGCCAGTGCCCATCGTCAGGCGGCGTTCAAAGCCTGTGATTTCGTCATGGACTACCTCAAGACCCGAGCCCCGTTCTGGAAGAAGGAAAACACTTCAGAAGGGCCTAAGTGGGTAGAAGGGCGTGAGAGTGATCATGCGGCGGCAGGAAGGTGGAGTAATAACTGA
- a CDS encoding GIY-YIG nuclease superfamily protein, whose protein sequence is MPEALSSSVNETPEPAVIKPWFVYLVRAENGSLYCGISDDPQRRFAAHQKGKGARFFCSSPAVALVYVEACVSKGEALRQERLIKKLRKSAKEVLAAGYCATSSCGE, encoded by the coding sequence ATGCCAGAAGCCTTGTCCTCATCCGTTAACGAAACCCCCGAACCAGCGGTGATCAAACCCTGGTTCGTGTACCTGGTGCGCGCGGAAAATGGGTCGCTTTATTGCGGCATCAGCGACGACCCGCAACGCCGCTTCGCTGCCCACCAGAAAGGCAAAGGTGCGCGGTTCTTCTGTTCCAGCCCTGCGGTGGCGCTTGTCTACGTCGAAGCCTGTGTCAGCAAGGGCGAGGCGTTGCGGCAGGAGCGGCTCATCAAGAAGTTGAGGAAGAGCGCCAAGGAGGTTCTGGCGGCGGGGTATTGCGCCACCTCGTCTTGTGGTGAGTAG
- a CDS encoding ketosteroid isomerase-like protein produces MSDEDKRLINNALITRFYEAFNRLDAEAMAECYTNDVVFSDPVFGELRGKQAGDMWRMLTSRAKDFSLTFDSVRADERTGAAHWVATYLFSQTGNTVVNDIQARFVFRDGKIAEHHDQFDLWRWSRQALGVKGVLLGWAPFVQNAIRALAQKGLKAFQAGR; encoded by the coding sequence ATGAGCGACGAAGACAAACGCCTGATCAATAACGCGCTGATCACCCGATTCTACGAAGCGTTCAATCGCCTGGATGCTGAAGCCATGGCCGAGTGTTACACCAATGACGTCGTGTTCAGCGACCCGGTGTTTGGCGAACTGCGAGGTAAACAGGCGGGCGACATGTGGCGCATGCTCACCTCGCGGGCCAAGGATTTTTCCCTGACTTTCGACAGCGTCCGCGCTGATGAGAGGACGGGCGCTGCGCACTGGGTGGCGACTTACCTGTTCAGCCAGACCGGCAATACCGTGGTCAATGATATCCAGGCGCGCTTTGTCTTCCGTGACGGCAAGATCGCCGAACATCACGACCAGTTCGACCTGTGGCGCTGGTCGCGGCAGGCCCTGGGTGTCAAAGGCGTCTTGCTGGGTTGGGCACCCTTTGTTCAGAACGCCATCCGCGCCCTGGCCCAGAAAGGCCTCAAGGCGTTTCAGGCCGGGCGCTGA
- the peb1A_3 gene encoding extracellular solute-binding protein translates to MKMLKSTLAVVAAAAALGVSSFAQAGATLDAIQKKGFIQCGVSDGLPGFSVPDATGKITGIDADVCRAVAAAVFGDATKVKFSQLNAKERFTALQSGEIDILSRNTTWTSSRDSGMGLVFAGVTYYDGIGFLVNNKLGVKSAKELDGATICIQAGTTTELNVSDYFRSNGLKYTPITFDTSDESAKSLEGGRCDVLTSDQSQLYAQRSKLAAPNDYIVLPEVISKEPLGPVVRKGDEEWFSIVKWTLFAMLNAEEAKVTSKNVEAEAKSTKNPDVARMLGADGAYGADLKLPKDWVVQIVKQVGNYGEMFERNLGESTPLKIKRGQNALWNAGGIQYAPPIR, encoded by the coding sequence ATGAAGATGTTGAAATCCACCCTGGCTGTAGTAGCCGCCGCAGCAGCACTCGGCGTGAGCAGTTTTGCTCAGGCCGGCGCAACACTGGACGCCATTCAAAAGAAAGGCTTCATCCAGTGCGGCGTCAGCGACGGTCTGCCAGGCTTCTCCGTTCCTGATGCTACCGGCAAGATCACCGGTATCGACGCCGACGTATGCCGCGCTGTTGCTGCTGCCGTTTTCGGTGACGCGACCAAAGTGAAGTTCAGCCAACTGAACGCCAAAGAGCGTTTCACCGCGCTGCAATCGGGCGAAATCGACATCCTGTCCCGTAACACCACCTGGACCAGCTCCCGTGATTCGGGCATGGGCCTGGTATTCGCTGGCGTGACTTACTACGACGGCATCGGCTTCCTGGTAAACAACAAGCTGGGCGTTAAATCCGCCAAGGAACTGGATGGTGCAACCATCTGTATCCAGGCCGGTACTACCACCGAGCTTAACGTTTCCGACTACTTCCGTTCGAACGGTCTGAAATACACCCCGATCACTTTCGACACCTCCGACGAAAGCGCCAAGTCCCTGGAAGGCGGCCGTTGCGACGTTCTGACCTCCGACCAATCCCAGCTCTACGCACAGCGCAGCAAGCTGGCCGCGCCGAACGACTACATCGTTCTGCCGGAAGTCATCTCCAAAGAGCCTTTGGGCCCAGTCGTGCGTAAAGGCGACGAAGAGTGGTTCTCCATCGTCAAGTGGACCCTGTTCGCAATGCTCAACGCCGAAGAAGCCAAAGTCACTTCGAAGAACGTCGAGGCTGAAGCCAAATCCACCAAGAACCCGGACGTAGCCCGTATGCTGGGTGCTGACGGTGCCTACGGTGCCGACCTGAAACTGCCGAAAGACTGGGTAGTTCAGATCGTCAAGCAAGTCGGTAACTACGGTGAAATGTTCGAACGCAACCTGGGCGAATCGACCCCGCTGAAAATCAAGCGCGGCCAGAACGCTCTGTGGAACGCAGGCGGCATTCAGTACGCTCCACCTATTCGCTGA
- the yhdY_1 gene encoding amino acid ABC transporter permease has translation MTTHTFKPDMPPPGKVFGPVAWMRQNLFSSWINTLLTLFSLYLIYLVVPPILSWALLDANWIGTTRADCTKEGACWVFIQQRFGQFMYGYFPTELRWRVDLTAILAIVGAAPLFISKFPRKAIYGIGFLIVYPFVAFYLLSGDAFGLTHVATSQWGGLMLTLVIATVGIAGALPLGILLALGRRSNMPAVRVVCVTFIEFWRGVPLITVLFMSSVMLPLFMPEGMNFDKLLRALIGVILFQSAYVAEVVRGGMQAIPKGQYEAAAAMGLGYWRSMGLVILPQALKMVIPGIVNTFIALFKDTSLVIIIGLFDLLSSVKQATADPVWLGMATEGYVFAALVFWIFCFGMSRYSMHLERKLDTGHKR, from the coding sequence ATGACAACTCATACTTTCAAACCTGACATGCCGCCACCGGGCAAAGTTTTCGGCCCGGTTGCGTGGATGCGTCAGAACCTGTTCTCCAGCTGGATCAACACGCTGCTGACCTTGTTCTCTCTGTATCTGATTTACCTGGTGGTCCCGCCGATTCTCAGCTGGGCCTTGCTGGACGCCAACTGGATCGGCACCACCCGCGCTGACTGCACCAAGGAAGGCGCATGCTGGGTGTTTATTCAGCAGCGTTTTGGTCAGTTCATGTACGGCTACTTCCCGACCGAGCTGCGCTGGAGGGTGGACCTGACCGCCATTCTGGCAATCGTCGGCGCGGCACCGCTGTTCATCTCGAAGTTTCCGCGTAAAGCGATTTACGGCATTGGCTTCCTGATTGTTTACCCGTTTGTGGCTTTTTACCTGCTGAGCGGCGACGCGTTTGGTCTGACCCACGTGGCGACCAGCCAGTGGGGCGGCCTGATGTTGACGCTGGTGATCGCCACCGTCGGTATCGCAGGTGCATTGCCACTGGGGATCCTGCTGGCGCTCGGTCGTCGTTCCAACATGCCCGCCGTGCGCGTGGTGTGTGTGACGTTCATCGAGTTCTGGCGCGGCGTGCCGTTGATCACCGTGCTGTTCATGTCTTCGGTGATGCTGCCGCTGTTCATGCCCGAAGGGATGAACTTCGACAAACTGCTGCGGGCCCTGATCGGTGTGATCCTGTTCCAGTCAGCGTACGTCGCCGAAGTGGTGCGCGGTGGCATGCAGGCTATCCCTAAAGGCCAGTACGAAGCGGCTGCAGCGATGGGCCTGGGTTACTGGCGCAGCATGGGGCTGGTCATCCTGCCTCAGGCGTTGAAGATGGTTATCCCTGGCATCGTCAACACCTTCATTGCCCTGTTCAAAGACACCAGCCTGGTGATCATCATCGGCCTGTTCGACCTGCTCAGCAGCGTCAAGCAAGCCACTGCTGACCCGGTATGGCTGGGTATGGCCACCGAAGGCTATGTCTTCGCGGCCCTGGTGTTCTGGATCTTCTGTTTCGGTATGTCCCGCTATTCCATGCACTTGGAACGTAAGCTGGACACAGGCCACAAGCGTTAG